The Saccharothrix variisporea genome has a segment encoding these proteins:
- a CDS encoding HAD family hydrolase, translating to MNTLVLWDIDLTLIDARGLGHTWYRTALEAVTGLELVHVPSFPGRTERAITLELLALHDVEPTDEMVDRLHEELVAVATREAHLLPTHGHALPGAAEVLAALAAEEDVVQSLVTGNLVEVARFKLAAFGLDTHLDFEIGGYGTVSEHRPELVLEAVRLANAKHGKEFSAVVIGDTPHDVDAALHHGALAIGVATGRSSVRELEDAGAHVVLKDLSDTSAVLSAILRR from the coding sequence GTGAACACGTTGGTGCTGTGGGACATCGACCTGACCCTGATCGACGCGCGGGGCCTGGGCCACACCTGGTACCGGACCGCTCTCGAGGCCGTCACGGGCCTGGAACTGGTGCACGTGCCGTCCTTCCCCGGCCGCACCGAGCGGGCGATCACGCTGGAACTGCTCGCGCTGCACGACGTCGAGCCCACCGACGAGATGGTGGACCGCCTGCACGAGGAACTGGTCGCGGTCGCCACCCGGGAGGCCCACCTCCTGCCCACCCACGGCCACGCCCTGCCCGGGGCGGCGGAGGTGCTGGCGGCCCTGGCGGCAGAGGAGGACGTCGTGCAGTCGCTGGTCACCGGCAACCTGGTGGAGGTCGCGCGGTTCAAGCTGGCCGCGTTCGGGCTGGACACCCACCTCGACTTCGAGATCGGCGGCTACGGCACGGTGTCCGAGCACCGGCCCGAACTGGTCCTGGAAGCCGTGCGGCTCGCGAACGCCAAGCACGGCAAGGAGTTCTCGGCGGTCGTCATCGGCGACACGCCGCACGACGTGGACGCGGCCCTGCACCACGGCGCACTGGCGATCGGCGTGGCGACCGGCCGCAGCAGCGTGCGGGAGCTGGAGGACGCCGGCGCCCACGTGGTGCTGAAAGACCTCTCGGACACTTCGGCGGTTCTCTCAGCCATCCTCCGCCGCTGA
- a CDS encoding ABC transporter permease — protein sequence MATPHDRPPAVLAVATAVVGALVALVLGLLTFGVQATVHPADVPLAVAVGPDAPPQLKAVADKLAGTGSAEVSWRVTTPDEGRELLRSQDVYGVLELAPGAATVVLSGAVNPSGTQVAQQVLGGVAQGAGLPAKVVTLDPASAAGRTAPLAASALLWIGGLVAGAAFTVLAGRRVVGLGARLLGASLAAVLAVAVVAGFFALWDSNLPLDAGVLGYLALVAVAFALLQTGLLRLLGLRAMAVLGPLYLMAPAVAGQVPELLNPAYRVVLWSWTPFRFSTEGLRALLQNGTLDSAQVWVFVGIAVAGLLLLVLPAKKAQPDPADRVVDVRVDQADRLPGAQHQRTA from the coding sequence ATGGCCACACCCCACGACCGGCCGCCGGCGGTCCTCGCGGTGGCCACCGCCGTCGTCGGCGCGCTCGTGGCACTCGTGCTCGGGCTGCTGACCTTCGGCGTGCAGGCGACGGTCCACCCCGCCGACGTGCCCCTGGCCGTCGCCGTCGGTCCGGACGCCCCGCCGCAGCTCAAGGCGGTGGCGGACAAGCTCGCGGGCACCGGCTCCGCCGAGGTGTCCTGGCGGGTCACCACGCCCGACGAGGGGCGGGAGCTGCTGCGCTCCCAGGACGTCTACGGGGTGCTGGAACTCGCGCCCGGGGCGGCGACGGTCGTGCTGTCGGGCGCGGTGAACCCGTCCGGGACGCAGGTCGCGCAGCAGGTGCTGGGCGGGGTGGCGCAGGGGGCGGGGCTGCCCGCGAAGGTGGTCACGCTGGACCCGGCGTCGGCGGCCGGTCGGACCGCGCCGCTGGCCGCCAGTGCCCTGCTGTGGATCGGTGGCCTGGTCGCGGGTGCCGCGTTCACGGTGCTGGCGGGTCGGCGTGTCGTCGGCTTGGGTGCGCGGCTGCTCGGCGCTTCGCTGGCGGCGGTGCTGGCCGTGGCGGTGGTGGCCGGGTTCTTCGCCCTGTGGGACTCGAACCTGCCGTTGGACGCCGGCGTGCTGGGTTACCTCGCGCTGGTCGCGGTCGCGTTCGCGCTGCTCCAGACCGGTCTGCTGCGGTTGCTGGGGTTGCGGGCGATGGCTGTCCTGGGCCCGCTGTACCTGATGGCACCGGCGGTCGCCGGGCAGGTGCCCGAGCTGCTCAACCCCGCGTACCGGGTGGTGCTGTGGTCGTGGACGCCGTTCCGGTTCTCCACCGAGGGTCTGCGCGCCTTGCTCCAGAACGGCACGCTGGACAGCGCCCAGGTGTGGGTGTTCGTGGGGATCGCGGTGGCGGGGCTGCTCCTGCTGGTCCTACCCGCGAAGAAAGCTCAGCCGGACCCGGCGGACCGGGTTGTCGACGTTCGTGTCGACCAGGCAGACCGACTGCCAGGTGCCCAGCACCAGCGCACCGCCTAG
- a CDS encoding YjbQ family protein, with translation MRSEEIEIRTGGEEVVHDLTRVCEDFLRDEDGDGLLHVWVPHATAGLAVLETGAGSDDDLLAALRDLLPKDGRWRHRHGSPGHGRDHVLPALVPPYATIPVLGGALVLGTWQSVCLVDTNVDNPVRRVRLSFLRG, from the coding sequence ATGCGCAGCGAGGAAATTGAGATCCGGACCGGCGGCGAGGAGGTCGTGCACGACCTGACCCGCGTGTGCGAGGACTTCCTGCGGGACGAGGACGGCGACGGCCTGCTGCACGTGTGGGTGCCGCACGCCACCGCCGGGCTGGCCGTGCTGGAGACCGGCGCGGGCAGCGACGACGACCTGCTCGCCGCGCTGCGCGACCTGCTGCCCAAGGACGGCCGCTGGCGGCACCGGCACGGCAGCCCCGGTCACGGCCGTGACCACGTGCTGCCCGCACTGGTGCCGCCGTACGCGACGATCCCCGTGCTAGGCGGTGCGCTGGTGCTGGGCACCTGGCAGTCGGTCTGCCTGGTCGACACGAACGTCGACAACCCGGTCCGCCGGGTCCGGCTGAGCTTTCTTCGCGGGTAG
- a CDS encoding SDR family NAD(P)-dependent oxidoreductase, with the protein MQHTAIVTGANQGIGAATARALAAQGVQVLITYLRFAPAPDPSVPEEYFTAREAGAEAVVAAIAEAGGKAHAIEVDLTESTAPALLFDTAERLFGPVDVLVNNASGWVQDTFLATEVDQFGRVLKAVTPQTFDAQFAVDARAGALLIAEFARRHLARGGNWGRIVSLTSGGPNGFPSEVSYGAAKAALDNFTMSAAAELWPHGVTANVVNPGVTDTGWVNDAVRAQHSVGTPEEVADVIAFLCSPAAKRVTGSLVRLH; encoded by the coding sequence GTGCAGCACACCGCCATCGTCACCGGCGCCAACCAGGGGATCGGGGCCGCGACCGCGCGGGCCCTCGCCGCGCAGGGCGTCCAGGTCCTGATCACCTACCTGCGGTTCGCGCCCGCGCCCGACCCGAGCGTGCCCGAGGAGTACTTCACCGCCCGCGAGGCCGGCGCGGAGGCCGTCGTCGCCGCGATCGCCGAGGCGGGCGGCAAGGCGCACGCGATCGAGGTCGACCTGACCGAGAGCACCGCGCCCGCGTTGCTGTTCGACACCGCCGAGCGCCTCTTCGGGCCGGTGGACGTGCTGGTCAACAACGCCTCCGGCTGGGTCCAGGACACCTTCCTGGCCACCGAGGTCGACCAGTTCGGCCGCGTGCTGAAGGCCGTGACGCCGCAGACCTTCGACGCCCAGTTCGCCGTGGACGCCCGCGCCGGCGCGCTGCTGATCGCCGAGTTCGCCCGGCGGCACCTCGCCCGCGGCGGCAACTGGGGCCGGATCGTCTCGCTCACCTCGGGCGGGCCGAACGGGTTCCCCAGCGAGGTCTCCTACGGCGCGGCCAAGGCGGCGCTGGACAACTTCACCATGTCCGCCGCCGCCGAGCTGTGGCCGCACGGCGTGACCGCGAACGTGGTCAACCCGGGCGTGACGGACACGGGGTGGGTGAACGACGCCGTGCGCGCACAGCACTCGGTGGGCACGCCGGAGGAGGTGGCGGACGTGATCGCGTTCCTGTGCTCGCCCGCCGCGAAGCGCGTGACCGGCAGCTTGGTGCGGCTGCACTGA
- a CDS encoding DUF4442 domain-containing protein, with product MKASRLRRGMNLWPPFLFAGIRVVALSDDYRYAKVRMRLRWYNRNYVGTHFGGSLFAMTDPFWMLLVLRHLGRDHMVWDRAAEIDFVKPGRGTVYAEFKLTDEHLDELRAQAAGGGKALAWFPVDVVAEDGTVVARVRKQVYARRKDARPDKRASEALKA from the coding sequence ATGAAGGCATCTCGTCTGCGGCGGGGCATGAACCTGTGGCCGCCGTTCCTGTTCGCCGGCATCCGGGTGGTCGCGCTGTCCGACGACTACCGGTACGCCAAGGTGCGCATGCGCCTGCGCTGGTACAACCGCAACTACGTGGGCACCCACTTCGGCGGCTCGCTTTTCGCGATGACCGACCCGTTCTGGATGCTGCTGGTCCTGCGCCACCTCGGGCGGGACCACATGGTGTGGGACCGGGCGGCCGAGATCGACTTCGTGAAGCCGGGTCGCGGAACCGTTTACGCGGAGTTCAAGCTGACCGACGAGCACCTGGACGAGTTGCGGGCCCAGGCGGCGGGCGGCGGCAAGGCGCTGGCGTGGTTCCCGGTGGACGTGGTGGCCGAGGACGGCACCGTCGTCGCGCGGGTGCGCAAGCAGGTCTACGCCCGCCGCAAGGATGCGCGACCGGACAAGCGGGCGTCGGAAGCGCTCAAGGCCTGA
- a CDS encoding aminotransferase, whose amino-acid sequence MRSAFGSTFDVPDGYLNTASIGVPPAAAAAEVADAVRRWAAGLDGPTSAEPAVATAREAFGKLLGAAAAQVASGASVSHLVANVAAGLPVGARVLVARGDFTSLTFPFAARGCEVTEVDLEDVPSAAAGHDLVAVSVVQSADGRIVDLDGLRAAGVPVLLDATQAVGWLPLALDWADYVVAAGYKWLMAPRGSAWLACSPAGVERAAPVAANWWAGEDPWDSVYGLPLRLASDARRLDLSPVWLAQYGAAVSLPYLASLDLGAVREHNVGLADSLLAGLGLPPRGSAIVSLELSPEQASRLAAAGVKSATRAGRTRLGFHLYNTAADVDLVLEALA is encoded by the coding sequence ATGCGAAGCGCATTCGGATCCACCTTCGACGTCCCGGACGGCTACCTCAACACCGCGAGCATCGGCGTCCCGCCCGCAGCCGCCGCGGCCGAGGTGGCCGACGCCGTCCGCCGGTGGGCGGCCGGTCTCGACGGCCCCACCAGCGCGGAACCGGCCGTGGCCACCGCCCGGGAGGCGTTCGGCAAGCTGCTGGGCGCGGCGGCGGCGCAGGTGGCGAGCGGCGCTTCGGTGTCGCACCTGGTGGCCAACGTGGCGGCGGGGCTGCCGGTCGGAGCCCGCGTCCTGGTGGCGCGCGGGGACTTCACGTCGTTGACGTTCCCCTTCGCCGCGCGCGGGTGCGAGGTGACCGAGGTGGACCTGGAGGACGTGCCGTCCGCGGCGGCCGGGCACGACCTCGTCGCGGTGAGCGTCGTCCAGTCCGCCGACGGGCGGATCGTGGACCTGGACGGCCTGCGCGCGGCCGGCGTGCCGGTGCTGCTGGACGCCACGCAGGCCGTCGGGTGGCTGCCGCTGGCGCTGGACTGGGCGGACTACGTCGTCGCGGCCGGCTACAAGTGGCTGATGGCCCCGCGCGGGTCGGCGTGGCTGGCGTGCTCGCCGGCGGGCGTGGAGCGGGCGGCGCCGGTCGCGGCCAACTGGTGGGCGGGCGAGGACCCGTGGGACTCGGTCTACGGCCTGCCGCTGCGGTTGGCCTCCGACGCCCGCCGGTTGGACCTCTCGCCGGTGTGGCTCGCGCAGTACGGGGCGGCGGTGTCCCTGCCGTACCTGGCGTCGCTGGACCTCGGCGCGGTGCGCGAGCACAACGTGGGGCTGGCGGACTCGTTGCTGGCCGGCCTGGGCCTACCGCCGCGCGGGAGCGCGATCGTGTCGCTGGAGCTGTCGCCGGAGCAGGCGTCGCGGCTGGCAGCGGCCGGGGTGAAGTCGGCGACCCGGGCCGGCCGGACGCGGCTGGGCTTCCACCTGTACAACACGGCCGCCGATGTGGATCTTGTGCTCGAAGCGCTCGCATAG
- a CDS encoding ferritin-like domain-containing protein → MSVDAVQDALAAEHAAVWTYGLVSAFAAQQAAAVAEGALAHRARRDATERWLRDKGATPRPPAPAYLPPAPVDSAASAIAALIAVETDGCVAWRGVIERTDDAELRKTALDALTTSAIRATRWRKIAGVTPVSITLPGTGVG, encoded by the coding sequence GTGAGCGTGGATGCGGTTCAGGACGCTTTGGCGGCCGAACACGCGGCGGTGTGGACGTACGGCCTGGTCAGCGCCTTCGCGGCCCAACAGGCGGCAGCCGTGGCCGAGGGCGCCCTGGCCCACCGCGCCCGCCGGGACGCCACCGAGCGCTGGCTGCGCGACAAGGGCGCGACCCCGCGACCCCCGGCCCCCGCCTACCTGCCGCCGGCCCCGGTGGACAGCGCAGCCTCGGCCATCGCGGCGCTGATCGCGGTCGAGACGGACGGGTGCGTGGCCTGGCGCGGGGTGATCGAGCGCACGGACGACGCCGAGCTGCGCAAGACGGCCCTGGACGCCCTCACCACCTCGGCGATCCGCGCCACGCGCTGGCGCAAGATCGCCGGGGTGACTCCCGTCTCGATCACCCTTCCGGGTACCGGTGTCGGCTGA
- a CDS encoding twin-arginine translocation signal domain-containing protein: MIGRTALSRRGVLVAAATAPLAVACTTPPPPPPPPDVLEDLLRAARSDAALATAVGAPETAAARTEHATRLAAEIDRATPKVPTTSSPSTTPPTSVTPPPNATREQLVTALRAAQKQAADLAPTVPAHRAGLVASVSAGCASLVEALS, from the coding sequence GTGATCGGAAGAACGGCGCTCAGCAGGCGCGGCGTGCTGGTGGCGGCGGCCACCGCGCCCCTGGCGGTTGCGTGCACCACACCCCCGCCTCCCCCGCCGCCCCCGGACGTCCTGGAGGACCTGCTGCGCGCGGCCCGCTCGGACGCTGCCCTGGCCACGGCCGTGGGCGCCCCGGAGACCGCGGCGGCCCGCACCGAGCACGCGACGAGACTGGCCGCCGAGATCGACCGGGCAACCCCGAAGGTCCCCACGACGTCTTCCCCGTCGACGACACCCCCGACCTCGGTCACACCTCCCCCCAACGCCACCCGGGAGCAACTGGTGACGGCCCTGCGAGCGGCCCAGAAGCAGGCTGCCGACCTGGCCCCGACCGTGCCCGCGCACCGGGCGGGCCTGGTGGCGTCGGTGTCGGCCGGATGCGCGAGCTTGGTGGAGGCTTTGTCGTGA
- the rimP gene encoding ribosome maturation factor RimP, protein MSSPPRGDLAAQLAPVVREAVEAIGFDLETLDVNQAGRRRLVKVVVDGDDGVGLDEVAQASRAVSAALDAHEHLIAGPYTLEVTSPGADRPLTRPRHWKRARLRLVKVKQPDQVEWFGRVGEADDSGVVLLVKGELRRVEYKTIERAVVEVEFKQPPVEELALLEGRAPKEESE, encoded by the coding sequence GTGTCCAGCCCGCCGCGCGGAGATCTCGCCGCGCAGCTAGCACCCGTCGTGCGGGAGGCGGTCGAGGCCATCGGCTTCGACCTCGAGACGCTCGACGTGAACCAGGCTGGGCGTCGCCGGCTGGTGAAGGTCGTCGTGGACGGCGACGACGGGGTCGGCCTGGACGAGGTGGCGCAGGCCAGCCGCGCCGTGTCCGCCGCCCTCGACGCGCACGAGCACCTCATCGCGGGCCCGTACACGCTCGAAGTGACCTCGCCGGGCGCCGACCGCCCGCTGACCAGGCCGCGCCACTGGAAGCGCGCCCGGCTGCGCCTGGTCAAGGTCAAGCAACCCGACCAGGTGGAGTGGTTCGGCCGCGTGGGCGAGGCCGACGACTCAGGGGTCGTGCTGCTGGTCAAGGGCGAGCTGCGCCGCGTCGAGTACAAGACGATCGAGCGCGCCGTCGTCGAAGTGGAGTTCAAGCAGCCGCCCGTCGAGGAGCTCGCGCTCCTGGAGGGCCGCGCGCCGAAGGAGGAGTCGGAGTGA
- the nusA gene encoding transcription termination factor NusA, with amino-acid sequence MNVDIAALRAIERDKDIPFDTVLEAIETALLTAYKHTEGHHSHSRVEIDRKTGVVRVLAQEIGQDGQVLEEWDDTPEGFGRIAATTARQVILQRLRDAEHERTFGEFSAKEGEIIGGVVQRDARANARGMVVVQIGDTEGVLPPAEQVPGEAYEHGSRIKCYVVGVSRGARGPQITLSRTHPNLVRKLFALEVPEIADGTVEIPAVAREAGHRSKIAVRSTVPGVNAKGACIGPMGARVRNVMSELAGEKIDIIDFSEDPATFVGNALSPAKVVSVRVVDERAKTARVVVPDFQLSLAIGKEGQNARLAARLTGWKIDIRSDVAGAPTGATTSGSAD; translated from the coding sequence GTGAACGTCGACATCGCCGCACTGCGGGCGATCGAACGGGACAAGGACATCCCCTTCGACACCGTCCTGGAAGCCATCGAGACGGCCCTGCTGACCGCCTACAAGCACACCGAGGGCCACCACTCGCACTCGCGGGTGGAGATCGACCGCAAGACCGGGGTCGTGCGCGTGCTCGCCCAGGAGATCGGCCAGGACGGCCAGGTCCTGGAGGAGTGGGACGACACGCCCGAGGGCTTCGGCCGCATCGCCGCCACCACCGCCCGCCAGGTCATCCTCCAGCGCCTGCGCGACGCCGAGCACGAGCGCACCTTCGGCGAGTTCTCCGCCAAGGAGGGCGAGATCATCGGCGGTGTCGTGCAGCGCGACGCCCGCGCCAACGCGCGCGGCATGGTCGTGGTGCAGATCGGCGACACCGAGGGCGTGCTGCCGCCCGCCGAGCAGGTGCCCGGAGAGGCCTACGAGCACGGCTCGCGCATCAAGTGCTACGTGGTGGGCGTCTCGCGCGGCGCGCGCGGCCCGCAGATCACGCTGTCCCGGACCCACCCGAACCTGGTGCGCAAGCTGTTCGCGCTCGAGGTCCCGGAGATCGCCGACGGCACCGTGGAGATCCCCGCGGTGGCACGTGAGGCAGGTCACCGTTCCAAGATCGCGGTCCGGTCCACGGTCCCGGGCGTCAACGCCAAGGGCGCGTGCATCGGCCCGATGGGCGCCCGCGTGCGCAACGTGATGAGCGAGCTGGCGGGCGAGAAGATCGACATCATCGACTTCTCCGAGGACCCGGCCACCTTCGTCGGGAATGCCCTGTCACCTGCGAAGGTTGTGTCCGTACGGGTGGTCGACGAGCGGGCCAAGACCGCGCGCGTCGTCGTGCCCGACTTCCAGCTCTCCCTCGCCATCGGCAAGGAGGGCCAGAACGCCCGGTTGGCCGCCCGGCTGACCGGGTGGAAGATCGACATCCGCAGCGATGTGGCGGGTGCCCCCACGGGCGCCACCACATCCGGTTCGGCTGATTGA
- a CDS encoding YlxR family protein, which produces MPSELLRVVVVDGAVVPDTRRRLPGRGAWLHPDPSCLRDAEKRRAFPRAFRVPGPLDVERVRGHLAQQEHQVQGSPRDRQEARKQVDPS; this is translated from the coding sequence TTGCCCTCCGAGTTGCTGCGCGTCGTGGTCGTGGACGGGGCCGTGGTCCCGGACACGCGTCGGCGGTTGCCGGGCCGGGGAGCATGGCTGCACCCCGATCCGAGCTGCCTCCGCGACGCCGAGAAGCGGCGGGCGTTCCCGCGGGCCTTCAGGGTCCCGGGGCCGCTCGACGTGGAACGCGTGCGCGGGCACCTCGCACAGCAGGAGCACCAGGTCCAGGGATCGCCCCGGGACCGCCAGGAAGCAAGGAAGCAGGTCGACCCGTCATGA